A single region of the Vicia villosa cultivar HV-30 ecotype Madison, WI linkage group LG4, Vvil1.0, whole genome shotgun sequence genome encodes:
- the LOC131598886 gene encoding interactor of constitutive active ROPs 4-like, with protein MPRSRGSDLPQRQSPRGGTHQLRTSSSDSDPSHHRSPKLGERRSPRGSTQSETVNQKKLGTRIADLESQLGQAQQELLNLKDQLCSAEAEKKKAEDELVKKSVSKKVQECNNKEQDVVNVILDENQEETDVFEVPIEKLEIEYRKPEDQLEKETISPFVNELTLKNEEIALLKLSLLEKTNELESMSKGNDDLKTQLNEAFSKVKAYETKEEGMVLQVKQLSEELEASKGNAEKLSMKLKSVDGEKELLESEMKKLRVQTEQWRKAADAAAAVLAGGFDMSAAARAPERCGSMDKNFVGGTFETPGGVGRYHGYVGSLGMNDDSDDGFGGGKKKGSGIRMFGDLWKKKGQK; from the exons ATGCCAAGATCAAG GGGATCTGATTTGCCTCAGAGGCAGTCGCCGAGAGGTGGTACTCATCAGCTTCGAACATCAAGTTCTGACTCGGATCCATCGCATCATCGAAGTCCAAAGCTAGGAGAGCGGCGTTCTCCGAGAGGTAGTACTCAATCGGAGACGGTAAATCAGAAGAAGCTCGGTACTCGCATTGCGGATTTGGAATCGCAGCTTGGTCAAGCACAACAAGAGTTGTTAAATTTGAAGGATCAGCTGTGTTCTGCAGAAGCTGAAAAGAAAAAAGCTGAAGATGAGCTTGTGAAGAAAAGTGTTTCAAAGAAAGTTCAAGAGTGTAATAATAAAGAACAAGATGTTGTTAATGTTATACTTGATGAAAATCAAGAAGAGACTGATGTGTTTGAAGTTCCGATCGAAAAGTTGGAAATCGAATATAGAAAGCCTGAAGATCAGTTAGAAAAGGAAACAATATCGCCTTTTGTGAATGAACTGACGCTGAAAAACGAAGAGATAGCGTTGTTGAAATTGAGTTTGTTAGAGAAAACGAATGAGTTGGAATCAATGAGTAAGGGAAATGATGATCTAAAGACTCAACTGAATGAAGCATTTTCGAAAGTGAAAGCTTACGAAACCAAGGAAGAAGGAATGGTACTGCAGGTGAAGCAATTGAGTGAAGAGTTGGAAGCGAGTAAAGGGAATGCGGAGAAACTGAGCATGAAGTTGAAATCCGTGGACGGAGAAAAGGAGTTGTTAGAATCAGAAATGAAGAAGCTAAGAGTGCAGACAGAACAATGGAGAAAAGCAGCGGATGCTGCGGCTGCAGTGCTTGCAGGAGGTTTTGATATGAGTGCTGCTGCAAGGGCTCCGGAAAGGTGTGGTTCGATGGATAAGAACTTCGTCGGTGGAACATTCGAGACGCCTGGTGGTGTTGGAAGGTATCATGGATATGTAGGTTCGCTAGGTATGAATGATGATTCGGATGACGGTTTTGGAGGTGGAAAAAAGAAGGGTTCTGGTATTAGAATGTTTGGTGACTTGTGGAAGAAGAAAGGCCAAAAGTGA